In one Thermaerobacter sp. PB12/4term genomic region, the following are encoded:
- the fbp gene encoding fructose-1,6-bisphosphate aldolase/phosphatase, protein MEVTVSVIKADVGSVGGHTRPSDELLAAVQQRVEAEKGGLLLDARVFYCGDDISILMTHQRGPGDEAIHRLAWEAFRAGTEVAQRQGLYGAGQDLLKDAFSGNVRGLGPQVAELTLRERPNEALMILAADKTEPGAFNLPLYLAFADPMYSPGLLLSEELHAGFRFVIMDVEHTEGDRSITLDAPERLYDIAALLRDTHRYVIAGIWSRKYPDEQAAAVSTTRLRQIAGRYVGKDDPVAVVRVQKIFPATEEFGPPFALGAFVAGDTRGSHNLPLLPVPVNTPASTFFCHPMVTALGFSMHEGRLTGPVDLFADPVWEPIRHRIVAKAVAMRQQGFFQPAMLPISELEYGGITARLQRLDAEFRVEATGD, encoded by the coding sequence ATGGAGGTCACGGTCAGCGTCATCAAGGCCGACGTGGGCAGCGTAGGCGGCCACACCCGCCCCAGCGACGAGCTGCTGGCGGCGGTGCAGCAGCGGGTGGAGGCCGAGAAGGGCGGCCTGCTGCTGGACGCCCGGGTGTTCTACTGCGGCGACGACATCTCCATCCTCATGACCCACCAGCGCGGGCCGGGCGACGAGGCGATCCACCGGCTGGCGTGGGAGGCCTTCCGGGCTGGTACGGAGGTGGCCCAGCGCCAGGGCCTCTACGGGGCGGGCCAGGATCTGTTGAAGGACGCCTTCTCGGGTAACGTGCGCGGCCTGGGGCCCCAGGTGGCGGAGCTGACCCTGCGCGAGCGGCCCAACGAGGCGCTGATGATCCTGGCGGCCGACAAGACGGAGCCGGGCGCCTTCAACCTGCCGCTCTACCTGGCCTTCGCCGACCCCATGTACTCCCCCGGGCTGCTATTGTCCGAGGAGCTGCATGCCGGTTTCCGGTTCGTCATCATGGACGTCGAGCACACCGAGGGCGACCGGTCGATCACCCTGGATGCCCCGGAGCGGCTCTACGACATCGCCGCCCTGCTGCGCGACACCCACCGCTACGTCATCGCCGGCATCTGGTCGCGCAAGTACCCGGACGAACAGGCTGCCGCCGTCAGCACCACCCGCCTGCGGCAGATCGCCGGCCGCTATGTGGGCAAGGACGACCCCGTGGCCGTCGTGCGGGTGCAGAAGATCTTCCCGGCCACCGAGGAGTTCGGCCCGCCCTTCGCCCTGGGCGCTTTCGTGGCCGGCGACACCCGGGGCAGCCACAACCTGCCCCTGCTGCCGGTTCCCGTCAACACCCCGGCCAGCACCTTCTTCTGCCACCCCATGGTGACGGCCCTGGGCTTCTCCATGCACGAGGGCCGGCTGACGGGCCCGGTCGACCTGTTCGCCGACCCGGTGTGGGAGCCCATCCGCCACCGCATCGTGGCGAAGGCGGTGGCCATGCGCCAGCAGGGCTTCTTCCAGCCGGCCATGCTGCCCATCTCCGAGCTCGAGTACGGCGGCATCACCGCCCGGCTGCAGCGCCTGGACGCCGAGTTCCGGGTCGAAGCAACGGGCGACTGA
- a CDS encoding DUF5665 domain-containing protein, whose amino-acid sequence MPATVPHSPGPVPAFPDRWRLPGAGAGAGTGPRAGGGRSTGRPGPPPRTLLAGILHRLDELTWRWERISIGEYLALFRDPGRLFWMNFLAGVARGLGAAVGFTLLGALVLLALQRAVELNLPYIGSLVADLLRIVRTELDGGTPGPGGAPPGP is encoded by the coding sequence GTGCCGGCCACCGTCCCGCATTCCCCCGGCCCGGTCCCGGCCTTCCCGGACCGGTGGCGCCTTCCGGGGGCGGGGGCGGGTGCGGGGACAGGACCGCGCGCCGGCGGCGGCAGGAGCACCGGGCGCCCCGGGCCGCCCCCGCGTACACTGCTGGCCGGCATCCTCCACCGGCTGGACGAGCTCACCTGGCGGTGGGAGCGGATCAGCATCGGCGAGTACCTGGCCCTCTTTCGCGACCCGGGCCGGCTCTTCTGGATGAACTTTCTGGCCGGGGTGGCCCGGGGGCTGGGGGCGGCGGTGGGGTTCACGCTGCTGGGCGCCCTGGTCCTTCTGGCCCTGCAGCGCGCGGTGGAACTGAACCTGCCGTACATCGGCAGCCTGGTGGCCGACCTCTTGCGCATCGTCCGCACCGAGCTGGACGGTGGCACGCCGGGGCCGGGCGGCGCCCCGCCCGGTCCCTGA
- a CDS encoding TraR/DksA C4-type zinc finger protein, which translates to MRPEVREHFRRRLLEERRRLAGDLRYNSDIGRPSQRESIGELSTYDNHPGDVGTETFEMAKDIGRRRDIQRALHDIDAALARLDDGSYGYCQRCGRPIPRERLEVLPATPFCAGCATAMAEREKKVRGTARPVEEEVLSPPFARSWRDDTGEIDFDGEDAWQSVAQYGSSDTPQDVWEPATYPDIYEDAGDDSGLVEHTDRLLDRRFESAEDIVVAQEAVKAQRRQNTAGDGEFGRSPGGQGNGAGPA; encoded by the coding sequence ATGCGACCGGAAGTCCGCGAGCACTTTCGCCGGCGCCTCCTGGAGGAGCGGCGCCGCCTTGCCGGGGACCTGCGCTACAACAGCGACATCGGCCGGCCTTCCCAGCGGGAGTCCATCGGCGAGCTTTCCACGTACGACAACCATCCCGGCGACGTGGGCACGGAAACCTTCGAGATGGCCAAGGACATCGGTCGCCGGCGTGACATCCAGCGGGCCCTGCACGACATCGACGCCGCCCTGGCGCGGCTGGACGACGGATCCTACGGCTACTGCCAGCGCTGCGGCCGGCCCATCCCGCGGGAGCGCCTGGAGGTCCTGCCGGCCACGCCCTTCTGCGCCGGATGCGCCACCGCCATGGCCGAGCGGGAGAAGAAGGTGCGGGGCACCGCCCGTCCCGTGGAGGAGGAGGTCCTCTCGCCGCCCTTCGCCCGCTCCTGGCGCGACGACACCGGCGAGATCGACTTCGACGGGGAAGACGCCTGGCAGTCGGTGGCCCAGTACGGCAGTTCCGACACGCCCCAGGACGTGTGGGAACCGGCCACCTATCCCGACATCTACGAGGACGCGGGGGACGACAGCGGGCTGGTGGAACACACCGACCGGCTGCTGGACCGGCGCTTCGAGTCGGCGGAAGACATCGTCGTCGCCCAGGAGGCCGTCAAGGCCCAGCGCCGGCAGAACACCGCCGGGGACGGCGAATTCGGCCGGAGCCCTGGCGGCCAGGGGAACGGAGCGGGTCCGGCGTAA
- the lspA gene encoding signal peptidase II: MLPVGTALLVLAADQATKAWVLARIAPWGTVPVLPGVVQWTYVQNRGAAFGLLQNQTLFFIVVAVVVIAAILYWLPRLPGRAGSARLALGLQLGGAVGNLIDRLRWGYVVDFVDLEFWPLHRWPVFNVADAAIVTGTALLVLWLLADRDAAPDPVQGPGGGGN, from the coding sequence TTGCTACCCGTCGGAACCGCCCTCTTGGTACTGGCCGCCGACCAGGCGACCAAGGCCTGGGTCTTGGCCCGGATCGCGCCCTGGGGCACCGTGCCGGTTCTTCCCGGTGTGGTGCAGTGGACCTACGTCCAGAACCGGGGCGCAGCCTTTGGTCTCCTGCAGAACCAGACCCTCTTCTTCATCGTGGTGGCCGTGGTGGTCATCGCCGCCATCCTCTACTGGCTGCCCCGGCTGCCCGGCCGGGCGGGGTCGGCCCGGCTGGCCCTGGGCCTGCAGCTGGGGGGCGCCGTTGGCAACCTGATCGACCGGTTGCGCTGGGGATACGTGGTCGACTTCGTCGACCTGGAGTTCTGGCCGCTGCACCGCTGGCCGGTCTTCAACGTGGCCGATGCCGCGATCGTCACCGGCACCGCCCTCCTGGTCCTCTGGCTGCTGGCAGACCGTGACGCGGCGCCGGATCCGGTGCAGGGGCCGGGGGGAGGGGGGAACTGA
- a CDS encoding RluA family pseudouridine synthase, whose translation MADDPPVAGRASRTAVFVVPGSAAGERLDVFLAEQDGLDLTRSAIQRLIRSHRVWVNGRTARPSRRLEPGEEVVIELPEPAPSGVVPEALPLDVVYEDPDVVVLNKPRGWVVHPAPGHPQGTLANALLARYPEMEGVGGPGRPGIVHRLDRDTTGLLVVARSPLAYRELVRQIKERRVHREYLALVRGWPEVREGTVEAPIGRHPADRTRMTVLTTGGRPARTHFAVVEQVGRYTLLRCWLDTGRTHQIRVHLAFIGLPVAGDPVYGGRRAQGELGLKGQALHATRLAFAHPRDGRPMDFTVPPPADFLAALERARAGAEG comes from the coding sequence ATGGCCGATGACCCACCCGTAGCCGGGCGTGCATCCCGCACAGCGGTGTTCGTCGTCCCCGGCTCGGCGGCCGGGGAGCGGCTGGACGTCTTCCTGGCCGAGCAGGACGGCCTCGACCTGACCCGGTCGGCCATTCAACGGCTGATCCGCAGCCACCGGGTCTGGGTCAACGGCCGCACCGCCCGGCCCAGCCGGCGGCTGGAACCCGGAGAAGAGGTGGTCATCGAGTTGCCGGAACCCGCGCCCTCGGGTGTGGTGCCCGAGGCGCTGCCCCTGGACGTGGTCTACGAGGACCCTGACGTGGTGGTGCTGAACAAGCCGCGGGGCTGGGTGGTCCACCCGGCGCCGGGCCACCCCCAGGGTACCCTGGCCAACGCCCTGCTGGCCCGGTATCCCGAGATGGAGGGGGTCGGGGGCCCGGGACGGCCTGGCATCGTCCACCGTCTGGACCGCGACACCACGGGGCTCTTGGTGGTGGCCCGCAGCCCCCTTGCGTACCGGGAGCTGGTACGGCAGATCAAAGAACGGCGGGTCCACCGCGAGTACCTGGCCCTGGTGCGGGGCTGGCCCGAGGTGCGGGAAGGCACGGTGGAGGCGCCCATCGGCCGCCATCCGGCCGATCGGACCCGGATGACCGTGCTGACCACCGGAGGTCGGCCGGCGCGCACCCACTTTGCCGTGGTGGAACAGGTGGGCCGGTACACCTTGTTGCGCTGCTGGCTGGACACCGGCCGGACCCACCAGATCCGGGTCCACCTAGCCTTCATCGGCCTGCCGGTGGCGGGAGATCCGGTCTATGGCGGCCGCCGCGCCCAGGGCGAGCTGGGTCTCAAGGGGCAGGCCCTGCATGCGACCCGCCTGGCCTTTGCCCACCCGCGGGACGGCCGGCCCATGGACTTCACGGTGCCGCCGCCGGCCGACTTCCTCGCGGCCCTGGAGCGGGCCCGGGCGGGCGCAGAGGGTTGA
- the pyrR gene encoding bifunctional pyr operon transcriptional regulator/uracil phosphoribosyltransferase PyrR → MAGGLKEKARIMDKEALRRALVRIAHEIVERNRDLDQVVFIGIRRRGVPIAQRLARAIAEFEGKELPVGILDITLYRDDLSRLSEKPTVNNTDVPFSIEGKHIILCDDVLYTGRTIRAALDALVDLGRPATVQLAVLVDRGHREIPIRADYVGKNVPTSRREVIECRLEEVDGVDEVWIMEQP, encoded by the coding sequence ATGGCAGGAGGACTGAAAGAAAAGGCGCGCATCATGGACAAGGAGGCCCTGCGCCGCGCCCTGGTGCGCATTGCCCATGAGATCGTGGAGCGGAACCGCGATCTGGACCAGGTGGTCTTCATCGGCATCCGCCGCCGTGGCGTGCCCATCGCCCAGCGGCTGGCGCGGGCCATTGCCGAGTTCGAAGGCAAGGAGTTGCCGGTGGGCATCCTGGACATCACCCTGTACCGCGACGACCTGTCGCGCCTCAGCGAGAAGCCGACGGTGAACAACACCGACGTTCCCTTCTCCATCGAGGGCAAGCACATCATCCTCTGTGACGACGTCCTCTACACCGGCCGCACCATCCGGGCGGCTCTGGACGCCCTGGTGGACCTGGGTCGCCCCGCTACGGTCCAGCTGGCGGTGCTGGTCGACCGCGGCCACCGGGAGATCCCCATCCGCGCCGACTACGTGGGGAAGAACGTGCCTACCTCCCGGCGGGAGGTCATCGAGTGCCGCCTGGAGGAGGTGGACGGCGTCGACGAGGTCTGGATCATGGAACAGCCCTGA
- a CDS encoding glycerate kinase: MVQATGSGRTGGVPDPVPPRVLVAPDSFKGSLTAEEAAAAMARGVARGWPGAAATQLPLADGGEGTAAVLVRATGGRWIRRRVTGPLGEPVEARWGLLGDGQTAVVEMAAASGLLLVPPGKRRPLEATTTGTGELIRDALDYGCRRLLVAIGGSATTDGGTGMLAALGARFLDGAGRPLPPGGGALTRLERIDLSGLDPRLRQVTIEVACDVDNPLTGPRGAARVYAPQKGATPEQVEILEAGLARLAGVAARTLGHDRRDEPGAGAAGGLGFALIAFLGARLRPGAELVMDAAGFDRHLEAVDLVLTGEGRTDAQTLAGKLVARVAARARRHGRPVVVISGAVDPEVEPALKERGIAALLAATPGPMPVRQAIAQAARNVEAAAARALALLRLGAGLARAGQPRA; the protein is encoded by the coding sequence ATGGTGCAGGCAACCGGATCCGGAAGGACCGGCGGGGTACCGGACCCGGTGCCCCCGCGGGTGCTGGTGGCGCCGGACTCCTTCAAGGGCAGCCTCACGGCGGAGGAGGCCGCGGCCGCCATGGCCCGCGGCGTGGCCCGCGGCTGGCCCGGGGCGGCGGCCACCCAGCTGCCGCTGGCCGACGGGGGCGAGGGCACCGCGGCGGTGCTGGTTCGCGCCACGGGCGGCCGCTGGATCCGGCGCCGGGTGACGGGCCCCCTGGGGGAGCCCGTGGAGGCCCGGTGGGGGCTTCTGGGTGACGGCCAGACGGCGGTGGTGGAAATGGCCGCCGCCTCGGGGCTGCTCCTGGTGCCACCCGGGAAGCGCCGGCCCCTGGAGGCCACCACCACCGGCACGGGCGAGCTGATCCGGGACGCCCTGGACTACGGCTGCCGCCGGCTCCTGGTCGCCATCGGCGGCAGCGCCACCACCGACGGCGGCACGGGCATGCTGGCGGCCCTGGGAGCCCGGTTCCTGGACGGTGCCGGGAGGCCGCTCCCGCCCGGGGGCGGCGCCTTGACCCGCCTGGAACGGATCGACCTGTCTGGCCTGGATCCGCGGCTGCGACAGGTCACCATCGAGGTGGCGTGCGATGTGGACAACCCCCTGACGGGCCCCCGCGGCGCGGCCCGCGTATACGCCCCCCAGAAGGGAGCCACCCCCGAGCAGGTGGAGATCCTGGAGGCGGGCCTGGCACGCCTGGCCGGCGTAGCGGCCCGCACCCTGGGCCATGACCGGCGGGACGAACCCGGCGCCGGCGCCGCAGGCGGCCTGGGCTTCGCCCTGATCGCCTTCCTGGGCGCCCGGCTCCGACCCGGTGCCGAGCTGGTGATGGACGCCGCCGGCTTCGACCGGCACCTGGAAGCGGTCGACCTGGTGCTGACGGGTGAAGGGCGCACCGATGCCCAGACCCTGGCGGGCAAGCTGGTGGCCCGGGTGGCTGCCCGGGCCCGCCGGCACGGGCGCCCCGTGGTGGTGATCTCCGGCGCCGTCGACCCGGAGGTGGAACCGGCCCTGAAGGAACGGGGGATCGCCGCCCTCCTGGCAGCGACCCCCGGGCCCATGCCGGTGCGGCAGGCCATCGCCCAGGCCGCCCGCAACGTGGAGGCGGCGGCGGCCCGGGCCCTGGCGCTGCTGCGCCTTGGAGCAGGGCTTGCGCGGGCGGGACAACCCCGGGCATAG
- a CDS encoding NFACT family protein, with protein MNGLVLAAVLHELSGLLPARVERIYQPEPHLLVLRLYAGREVHLLIGADPGLPRLHLTARPPANPPAPPAFCMLLRKHLESLRLVAARQGPAFDRWVQLDFVAPGPDEPGRRRHLIIELLDRRANVVLTDGEGRILDALRRTPGSASRSLLPGSRYQPPPAPTPLPGGDASSLGRTWLEAVTAPGPEAAGGRSRGPRPAWRRLLEQVPVLGRELAQEALHRAGLDPATGRPLPAEATAAPEGAGRGKALARVVLGWLAAARQGRFDPVLVRDPAGAAIALTAFPVTPPPGGRLERPQGALWPLCDTFYRERLDALTRQHLRQQLEQLLREALSRARRRLEAREEDFDRTEQAEPYRIYGELLTAFAGQVPRGARQVTLPNYYDPEGATVTIPLDPALSPQENAQRYFRLYQKARRGREQAAALLEAAREEMAYLESVEQALAEAVSAGDLEAIAAELAEQGYAPAFANLAAHSTPAGKGSSPRGADPGRGRGRSPAGSPDPATTGGPPSPARRAGGDGAGFLRYRGPGGELILAGRNNRQNDALVTRVANPWDIWLHARQVPGSHVLLRLAHREAEPAAEALEAAARVAAYHSRARGSGRVAVDYTEARHVRKPKGARPGFVRYEHARTLFVSPDPEGLPPRLDGGSDAARGGQDGAAGAEDSDRPEEPGRGGAQSPAAALEGGGGAPAVSQGREG; from the coding sequence TTGAACGGCCTGGTCCTGGCCGCCGTCCTGCACGAATTGAGCGGCTTGCTGCCCGCCCGGGTGGAGCGGATCTACCAGCCCGAGCCCCACCTGCTGGTGCTGCGGCTCTACGCCGGGCGGGAGGTTCACCTGTTGATCGGGGCCGATCCCGGCCTGCCGCGGCTGCACCTCACGGCCCGGCCGCCGGCCAACCCGCCGGCGCCACCCGCCTTTTGCATGCTGCTGCGCAAGCACCTGGAGTCGCTGCGCCTGGTGGCGGCCCGCCAGGGGCCGGCCTTCGACCGCTGGGTGCAGCTGGACTTCGTTGCGCCCGGCCCGGACGAACCGGGACGCCGCCGGCATCTGATCATCGAGCTCCTGGACCGGCGCGCCAACGTGGTGCTCACGGACGGCGAGGGCCGCATCCTCGATGCCCTGCGGCGCACGCCCGGCTCCGCCTCGCGCTCCCTGCTGCCGGGAAGCCGGTACCAGCCGCCGCCGGCTCCCACGCCTCTCCCCGGCGGGGATGCAAGCTCCCTTGGCCGAACCTGGCTGGAGGCCGTCACGGCGCCGGGCCCCGAGGCAGCCGGCGGCCGCTCCCGCGGGCCCCGGCCCGCGTGGCGCAGGCTGCTGGAGCAGGTGCCGGTGCTGGGCCGGGAACTAGCGCAGGAGGCCCTGCACCGGGCGGGGCTGGATCCGGCGACCGGCAGGCCCCTTCCCGCGGAGGCGACCGCTGCCCCGGAGGGGGCAGGGCGGGGGAAGGCCCTGGCCAGGGTGGTGCTGGGCTGGCTGGCGGCGGCCCGGCAGGGCCGGTTCGACCCGGTGCTGGTGCGGGACCCGGCCGGGGCCGCCATCGCCCTCACCGCCTTCCCCGTCACGCCGCCGCCCGGGGGCCGGCTGGAACGGCCGCAAGGCGCCCTCTGGCCCCTGTGCGACACCTTTTACCGAGAGCGCCTGGACGCCCTCACCCGCCAGCACCTGCGCCAGCAGCTGGAGCAGCTGCTGCGGGAGGCCCTGAGCCGGGCCCGGCGGCGCCTGGAGGCGCGGGAAGAGGACTTCGACCGCACCGAGCAGGCCGAACCCTACCGCATCTACGGTGAGCTCCTGACGGCCTTCGCCGGCCAGGTGCCCCGGGGCGCCAGGCAGGTGACCCTGCCCAACTACTACGACCCGGAGGGCGCCACCGTGACCATTCCCCTGGACCCTGCCCTGAGCCCCCAGGAAAACGCCCAGCGCTACTTCCGCCTGTACCAGAAGGCCCGGCGCGGCCGGGAACAGGCAGCCGCCCTGCTGGAGGCCGCCCGGGAGGAGATGGCGTACCTGGAGTCGGTGGAACAGGCCCTGGCCGAGGCCGTCTCCGCCGGCGACCTGGAGGCCATCGCCGCCGAGCTGGCGGAGCAGGGCTACGCCCCGGCCTTTGCGAACCTGGCCGCCCATTCCACCCCCGCGGGGAAGGGGTCAAGCCCCCGGGGTGCGGATCCCGGGCGCGGCCGGGGCCGGAGCCCGGCCGGGTCTCCGGACCCGGCGACCACGGGAGGCCCGCCCTCCCCGGCCCGGCGCGCCGGTGGCGACGGGGCCGGGTTCCTCCGGTACCGCGGGCCGGGAGGCGAGCTCATCCTGGCCGGACGCAACAACCGGCAGAACGACGCCCTGGTCACCCGGGTCGCCAACCCGTGGGACATCTGGCTGCATGCCCGGCAGGTGCCGGGTTCCCACGTCCTCCTGCGGCTGGCCCACCGGGAGGCGGAACCGGCGGCGGAGGCGCTGGAGGCGGCGGCGCGGGTGGCGGCCTACCACAGCAGGGCCCGGGGCTCGGGCCGGGTGGCCGTGGACTACACCGAAGCACGCCACGTGCGCAAGCCCAAGGGCGCCCGGCCCGGTTTCGTCCGCTACGAGCACGCCCGCACCTTGTTCGTGTCCCCCGATCCGGAAGGGCTTCCCCCTCGGCTGGATGGGGGGTCCGATGCTGCCCGCGGCGGGCAGGACGGTGCAGCGGGCGCCGAGGACAGCGACCGTCCGGAGGAGCCCGGCCGCGGCGGTGCCCAATCTCCCGCCGCGGCCCTGGAAGGAGGCGGAGGGGCCCCGGCGGTTTCGCAGGGACGGGAAGGATGA
- a CDS encoding 3-hydroxyacyl-CoA dehydrogenase/enoyl-CoA hydratase family protein: MPKVFRRVAVLGAGTMGSQIAAHLANQGIPVDLFDLSRELVEKARQRLAELKPSPIYTRDVLDLISPASFQDEGDLARLRDAEWVVEAVLEQLPVKQQLWQRVAPFLRPGGIYSTNTSGLSIRAIASALPEEARRRFLGTHFFNPPRYLHLLELIPTPETDPAVVEAMRDFATRILGKGVVLAKDTPNFIANRIGCYGLMVTGRAMQEFGLGPDEVDEITGENMGRPKSATFRTLDVVGIDVMKDVADNTRAAVQDPEEQAAFTLPEFMRQLVERGWTGEKAGQGFYKRVKQPDGSREILVLDPATMEYRSRRRLNAPSLQAVRAIEDPLQRIKTLLAADDVAGRFAWEITRRSLAYAANKLGEIADDVASIDRAIKWGFGWNAGPFELWDALGAAAVLERMERDGERLPGWLVEAIKNGPGRFYVEQDGRTLALAAGGEYVPVEADPRSIDVPALLKGNRVVDRNTGATLVDLGDEVLLLDFHGPKQAIGPDFIQMVEKAVAEVEANWRGLVISSHVKPNFSVGANLMLMLLAAQMGEWDEIDAMVRRFQYANMKLKYAARPVVVAPYGITVGGGCEVALHGAQVVASAETYIGLVEVGAGVIPGGGGTKEMLLRAIENVPEVFSGKYAQTPGPATTDVMGRVNLQVLVNRVFELIATARVALSAAEARQLGFFRNTDRIVTNPDHLIYEAKQAVLALDDAGYRPPVRRRIPVVGDSGRALLELAAISMHWSGYASEHDLKVARKLAHVLAGGDVPPGTEVDEEYLLDLEREAFLSLVGEPKTQARMQHLLKTGKPLRN, translated from the coding sequence ATGCCGAAGGTCTTTCGCCGGGTTGCGGTGCTGGGGGCCGGCACCATGGGCTCCCAGATTGCCGCCCACCTGGCCAACCAGGGCATTCCCGTCGACCTGTTCGACCTCAGCCGGGAACTGGTGGAGAAGGCCAGGCAGCGCCTGGCGGAGCTCAAGCCTTCGCCGATCTACACCCGGGACGTGCTGGACCTCATCTCGCCGGCCTCCTTCCAGGACGAGGGGGATCTGGCGCGCCTGCGCGACGCCGAATGGGTCGTCGAGGCAGTGCTTGAGCAACTGCCCGTCAAGCAGCAGCTGTGGCAGCGGGTGGCCCCCTTCCTGCGGCCGGGGGGCATCTACAGCACCAACACCTCGGGCCTGTCCATCCGGGCCATCGCCAGCGCGCTGCCGGAGGAAGCGCGGCGGCGGTTCTTGGGGACCCACTTCTTCAACCCGCCTCGTTACCTGCACCTGCTGGAGCTGATCCCGACCCCCGAGACCGACCCGGCCGTGGTCGAGGCCATGCGCGATTTCGCCACGCGGATCCTGGGCAAGGGGGTCGTGCTGGCCAAGGACACGCCCAACTTCATCGCCAACCGCATCGGCTGCTACGGGCTCATGGTGACGGGTCGGGCGATGCAGGAGTTCGGCCTCGGCCCCGACGAGGTGGACGAGATCACCGGCGAGAACATGGGCCGGCCCAAGAGCGCCACCTTCCGCACCCTGGACGTGGTCGGCATCGACGTGATGAAGGACGTGGCCGACAACACCCGCGCCGCCGTCCAGGATCCGGAGGAACAGGCCGCCTTCACCCTGCCCGAGTTCATGCGCCAGCTGGTGGAACGCGGCTGGACGGGCGAGAAGGCCGGCCAGGGCTTCTACAAGCGGGTCAAGCAGCCCGACGGCAGCCGGGAGATCCTGGTGCTCGATCCCGCCACCATGGAATACCGGTCGCGCCGGCGGCTGAACGCGCCGTCCCTGCAGGCGGTGCGTGCCATCGAAGACCCGTTGCAGCGGATCAAGACCCTGCTGGCGGCGGACGACGTGGCGGGGCGCTTCGCCTGGGAGATCACCCGGCGCAGCCTGGCCTACGCCGCCAACAAGCTGGGCGAGATCGCCGACGACGTGGCCAGCATCGACCGGGCCATCAAGTGGGGCTTCGGCTGGAACGCGGGGCCCTTTGAACTGTGGGACGCCCTGGGCGCGGCAGCGGTCCTGGAGCGCATGGAGCGGGACGGCGAGCGCCTGCCCGGCTGGCTGGTGGAGGCCATCAAGAACGGGCCGGGCCGGTTCTACGTGGAGCAGGACGGCCGCACCCTGGCGCTGGCCGCGGGCGGCGAGTACGTCCCGGTGGAGGCGGACCCGCGCTCCATCGACGTGCCGGCCCTGCTGAAGGGGAACCGGGTGGTCGACCGGAACACCGGGGCCACCCTGGTCGACCTGGGCGACGAGGTCCTGCTTCTGGACTTCCACGGGCCCAAGCAGGCCATCGGCCCCGACTTCATCCAGATGGTGGAGAAGGCGGTGGCCGAGGTGGAGGCCAACTGGCGCGGCCTGGTGATCTCCAGCCACGTCAAGCCCAACTTCTCCGTGGGCGCCAACCTCATGCTGATGCTGCTGGCGGCGCAGATGGGCGAGTGGGACGAGATCGACGCCATGGTGCGCCGGTTCCAGTACGCCAACATGAAGCTCAAGTACGCCGCCCGCCCGGTGGTGGTGGCGCCGTACGGCATCACCGTGGGCGGCGGCTGCGAGGTGGCCCTGCACGGCGCCCAGGTGGTGGCGTCGGCCGAGACCTACATCGGCCTGGTGGAGGTGGGCGCCGGGGTCATCCCGGGCGGCGGCGGCACCAAGGAGATGCTGCTCAGGGCCATCGAGAACGTGCCGGAGGTCTTCTCGGGCAAGTACGCCCAGACGCCCGGGCCGGCCACCACCGACGTGATGGGCCGGGTCAACCTGCAGGTGCTGGTCAACCGGGTCTTCGAGCTGATCGCCACGGCGCGGGTGGCCTTGTCGGCGGCCGAGGCGCGGCAGCTGGGGTTCTTCCGGAACACCGACCGCATCGTGACGAACCCGGACCATCTGATCTACGAAGCCAAGCAGGCGGTGCTGGCCCTGGACGACGCGGGCTACCGGCCGCCGGTGCGCCGGCGCATCCCCGTGGTGGGCGACAGCGGGCGGGCCCTGCTGGAGCTGGCGGCCATCAGCATGCACTGGAGCGGCTACGCCAGCGAGCACGATCTCAAGGTCGCCCGCAAGCTGGCCCACGTGCTGGCCGGAGGCGACGTGCCGCCGGGCACCGAGGTGGACGAAGAGTACCTGCTGGACCTGGAGCGGGAAGCCTTCCTCAGCCTGGTGGGCGAGCCCAAGACCCAGGCGCGGATGCAGCACCTGCTCAAGACGGGCAAGCCCCTGCGCAACTGA